One window of the Triticum dicoccoides isolate Atlit2015 ecotype Zavitan chromosome 3B, WEW_v2.0, whole genome shotgun sequence genome contains the following:
- the LOC119274332 gene encoding rust resistance kinase Lr10-like: MDFTKFLITLLLVCLLIYESYVDAASEEQDFSRTCSSHRCSKHGPEIRFPFRLSINPPSCGAPGMQLSCSGHDTILDHHVLGPCRVTEIYYRHRVINVVPLVEPSMQCPLQKLISRNLATDVYEQPQSSFPTTLVRCSRDFIPIDQDSIVGPAFCLGNNASQFWYLASASAYMSDVPWDCVAVSKDIPIPFTYDKHGINYDEFTFNEKANRVINIGETTFKWYSNNITNACQQCEYEDQHCGFNSRTHQAFCQQQGTHVILVAAASSVAAFVVLSLIVATVIYLSLKSRYNEEINMKVEMFLKAYGTSKPTRYTFPAVKKIARRFKDKLGQGGFGSVYKGKLPNGVPVAVKMLESSTGEGEEFINEVATIGLIHHANIVRLLGFCSEGMRQALIYEFMPNESLEKYIFSHISDISRQLLAPNKMLDIALGIARGIEYLHQGCNQRILHFDIKPHNILLDYNFNPKISDFGLAKLCARDQSIVTLTAARGTMGYIAPEVYSRNFGGVSYKSDVYSFGMLVLEMVSGRRNSDPGVENQDEIYLPEWIYERVISGHEWELTLEMTAEDKEKMRQLTIVALWCIQWNPKNRPSMTKVVNMLTGRLQNLQIPPKPFVSSENHTVPQNTMNT; this comes from the exons ATGGACTTCACTAAATTCCTTATCACACTGCTGCTGGTCTGTCTTCTAATCTATGAATCCTATGTGGATGCAGCATCGGAAGAACAAGATTTCTCAAGAACTTGTTCATCTCACCGCTGCAGCAAACATGGACCTGAGATCCGGTTCCCGTTCCGGCTTTCGATCAACCCACCATCATGTGGTGCACCAGGCATGCAGTTATCATGCTCGGGGCATGACACAATCCTGGATCACCATGTTCTTGGCCCTTGCAGAGTGACTGAGATCTATTACAGGCACCGTGTCATCAACGTCGTCCCGCTAGTGGAACCATCAATGCAATGCCCACTTCAGAAGCTCATCTCAAGAAACTTAGCAACTGATGTCTAcgaacaacctcaatcatcatttcCTACAACCCTAGTACGTTGTTCAAGAGATTTCATACCAATAGATCAAGATAGTATAGTTGGCCCAGCCTTTTGTCTGGGCAACAACGCTAGTCAATTCTGGTATTTGGCATCAGCTTCTGCATACATGTCTGATGTTCCATGGGACTGTGTGGCCGTTTCTAAAGATATACCGATACCCTTCACCTATGATAAACATGGCATAAATTACGATGAGTTCACCTTCAATGAAAAAGCCAATAGAGTCATCAACATTGGTGAAACAACATTCAAATGGTACAGCAATAACATTACGAATGCCTGCCAACAGTGTGAATATGAAGATCAACACTGTGGATTCAACTCACGAACGCATCAAGCATTCTGCCAGCAGCAAG GTACGCATGTCATCCTAGTTGCAG CAGCCTCATCTGTAGCTGCATTTGTAGTTCTTTCATTGATTGTGGCCACTGTGATATATCTCTCCTTGAAGTCAAGGTACAATGAAGAGATAAATATGAAGGTTGAAATGTTTCTCAAGGCATATGGCACATCGAAACCTACAAGATACACCTTCCCTGCTGTTAAGAAGATAGCAAGAAGGTTCAAGGATAAACTCGGTCAGGGCGGATTCGGAAGTGTGTACAAAGGCAAGCTACCAAATGGAGTACCTGTGGCAGTCAAGATGCTAGAGAGTTCTACAGGAGAGGGGGAggaattcatcaatgaagttgcaaCCATTGGACTAATCCACCATGCAAATATCGTACGCCTCTTGGGCTTTTGCTCTGAAGGAATGAGGCAGGCTCTTATTTACGAATTCATGCCTAACGAGTCACTGGAGAAATACATATTCTCACACATTTCCGATATTTCTCGACAGCTCCTTGCACCCAACAAAATGCTAGATATTGCTCTAGGCATTGCCCGAGGAATAGAATACCTGCATCAAGGGTGCAACCAGCGCATTCTCCACTTTGACATCAAACCACATAACATCTTGCTGGACTACAACTTCAACCCAAAGATCTCAGACTTTGGCCTTGCCAAGCTGTGTGCAAGGGACCAGAGCATCGTCACCTTGACTGCAGCAAGAGGCACCATGGGATACATCGCACCAGAGGTATACTCTCGGAACTTTGGAGGGGTGTCTTACAAGTCGGATGTATACAGTTTCGGCATGCTGGTATTGGAAATGGTGAGTGGAAGGAGGAATTCAGATCCTGGTGTTGAGAACCAGGATGAGATATATCTCCCGGAGTGGATCTACGAGAGAGTAATCAGTGGGCATGAATGGGAGCTTACTTTGGAAATGACAGCAGAAGACAAGGAGAAGATGAGACAGCTGACTATTGTGGCACTGTGGTGCATCCAATGGAACCCGAAGAATCGGCCATCAATGACAAAGGTGGTAAACATGTTAACAGGGAGGTTGCAGAACCTGCAGATTCCCCCCAAGCCCTTTGTGTCGTCTGAAAATCATACTGTGCCACAAAACACGATGAACACATGA